The following are encoded together in the Salvelinus alpinus chromosome 29, SLU_Salpinus.1, whole genome shotgun sequence genome:
- the LOC139558837 gene encoding lamin-A-like: MTTPNQNRTPRGVSMPLSPNRITRLQEKDDLCNLNDRLAVYIDKVRSLESENAGLRLRITESETEISREMKGMKAAYEAELADARQTLDSVAKERARLQLELGKVREDYKELKARNTKKESDLAGALLRLKDLEALLNSKDASLTTALGEKRNLEAEVRNLKAQLAKLETSLSDAKKQLQDEMLRRVDGENRIQTVKEELEFQKNLYKEELRETKRRHESCMVELGNGKQEDLESRLAEALMEMRSQHELQIKMYKDDIEKTYTSKLENARQSADRSSHLVGAAHEELQQTRVRIESMSAQLSQLQKQLAAREAKVRDLEEALSRERDTTRRLLGDKEREMAEMRQRMQQQLDEYQELLDVKLALDMEISAYRKLLEGEEQRLRLSPSPPSTRVTGSGSGTRTVHCSSSTKKRRLNNTDSEASGLTGGTVARTRITQQASASGRVTVDEVDLDGKYVLLSNKADEDQNLGNWQLKRQMGSGTPVTFKFPPKFTLKAGQRVTIWASAAGGSHNPPSDLVWKTQTSWGSGDHFQTTLISANGEEMAMRKVTRTLFDEDDDDMMAHSTCGGDGEYNLRSRCGSCGLPADSKSSGGFSVSSASRSIRSGGIAEGLLPHSYVVSSSTSRRSGSRMENCPIM; this comes from the exons ATGACGACGCCTAACCAGAATCGAACCCCCCGCGGCGTGAGCATGCCGCTCTCCCCCAACCGCATCACGCGGCTGCAGGAGAAGGATGACCTGTGCAACCTCAATGACCGCCTGGCCGTCTACATCGACAAGGTGCGCTCGCTGGAATCTGAGAATGCGGGGCTGCGGCTGCGCATTACTGAATCGGAGACCGAGATTAGCCGGGAGATGAAGGGCATGAAGGCTGCTTATGAGGCCGAGCTTGCTGACGCCAGGCAGACTCTGGACTCGGTGGCCAAAGAGCGTGCTCGACTGCAGCTGGAACTAGGCAAGGTGCGGGAGGACTACAAGGAGCTCAAGGCCAG GAACACAAAGAAGGAGTCCGACCTGGCGGGTGCGCTCCTCCGGCTGAAGGACCTGGAGGCTTTGTTGAACTCTAAGGATGCATCCCTGACCACTGCCCTGGGAGAGAAACGCAACCTTGAGGCAGAGGTCAGGAACCTAAAGGCCCAGCTAGCCAAG CTGGAGACCAGTCTGAGCGATGCTAAGAAGCAGCTGCAGGATGAGATGCTAAGGAGAGTGGATGGAGAGAACCGCATCCAGACAGTAAAAGAAGAGCTGGAGTTCCAGAAGAACCTCTACAAAGAG GAGCTGAGAGAAACGAAGCGACGCCACGAGTCTTGCATGGTGGAGCTGGGTAACGGAAAACAGGAGGACCTTGAGAGCAGGCTGGCCGAGGCCCTGATGGAGATGCGCTCCCAGCACGAGCTACAGATCAAGATGTACAAGGATGACATAGAGAAAACCTATACATCTAAG TTGGAGAATGCCCGTCAGTCTGCTGACAGGAGCAGCCACCTGGTGGGGGCAGCCCATGAGGAGCTGCAGCAGACCAGAGTACGCATCGAGTCTATGTCTGCCCAACTCAGCCAGCTGCAAAAACAG TTGGCAGCCCGTGAGGCGAAGGTGAGGGACCTGGAGGAGGCGTTGTCTCGTGAGAGGGACACCACGCGCCGTCTGCTGggggataaggagagagagatggctgagaTGAGACAGAGGATGCAGCAGCAGCTCGATGAGTATCAGGAGCTGCTGGATGTCAAACTGGCCCTGGACATGGAGATCTCTGCCTACAGAAAgctactggagggagaggagcagag GCTGCGTCTGtcccccagccctccctccaCACGAGTGACAGGAAGTGGATCAGGCACCCGTACCGTCCACTGCAGTTCCTCTACCAAGAAGCGGCGTCTCAACAACACCGACAGTGAGGCCTCAGGCCTGACAGGAGGCACAGTGGCGCGAACACGCATCACCCAGCAGGCTTCTGCCAGTGGACGTGTCACTGTGGATGAAGTGGACCTGGATGGGAAGTATGTGTTGCTCAGCAACAAAGCAGATGAG GACCAGAACCTGGGAAACTGGCAGCTGAAGCGACAGATGGGCTCCGGCACCCCCGTCACCTTCAAGTTCCCCCCTAAATTCACCCTGAAGGCTGGACAGAGGGTCACG ATCTGGGCATCTGCAGCTGGCGGCAGCCACAACCCCCCTTCTGACCTGGTGTGGAAGACCCAGACCTCATGGGGCAGTGGAGACCACTTCCAGACCACTCTGATCAGTGCCAACGGAGAG gaAATGGCTATGAGGAAGGTGACCCGCACCCTATTTGACGAGGATGATGATGACATG ATGGCCCATAGCACATGCGGAGGAGATGGTGAGTATAACCTGCGGAGCCGGTGTGGCTCCTGTGGCCTGCCCGCTGACAGCAAGTCCAGCGGCGGCTTCTCTGTGTCCTCCGCCTCCCGCTCCATCCGAAGTGGGGGCATCGCTGAGGGTCTCCTCCCACACTCCTATGTTGTGAGCAGCAGCACGTCTCGTAGG AGTGGATCTAGAATGGAGAACTGCCCCATCATGTGA
- the naxe gene encoding NAD(P)H-hydrate epimerase produces MLRLRALFRIGFLVTLRATTVLSHRRACPLVSLTNSLYKECFSGQASTMAQSIKYLGQEEAQQIDEELFSEYGFSVDQLMELAGLSCATAITRAYPTSSLVIARPSLLVICGPGNNGGDGLVCARHLKLFGYAPTILYPKRPNKLLFQGLTTQCEKMDIPFLTEMPEAMVVDEAYNLVIDAIFGFSFKGAVREPFGSILDVLKKTTVPIVSIDIPSGWDVEQGSTDGLQPDMLISLTAPKKSAKHFCGRYHYLGGRFVPPAMEKKYQLNLPPYPNTDCVYQLQ; encoded by the exons ATGTTGAGGCTGCGGGCTCTGTTTAGGATTGGGTTCCTTGTGACATTAAGGGCAACCACAGTCCTCTCCCACAGGAGGGCATGTCCATTGGTCAGTCTGACAAATAGTCTATATAAGGAGTGCTTCAGTGGACAAGCATCCACCATGGCCCAGTCCATAAAATACCTTGG GCAGGAGGAGGCTCAGCAAATTGACGAGGAGTTGTTCTCAGAGTATGGCTTCAGTGTGGACCAGCTGATGGAGCTGGCTGGGCTCAGCTGTGCTACAGCAATCACCAGG GCCTACCCCACCAGCTCTCTGGTCATAGCCAGACCCTCTTTGCTTGTGATTTGTGGCCCAGGTAACAATGGAGGAGATGGCCTGGTCTGTGCCAGACATCTCAAACTCTTT GGTTATGCACCCACCATACTGTACCCAAAGAGGCCAAACAAACTGTTGTTCCAGGGTCTGACCACTCAGTGTGAGAAGATGGACATCCCTTTCCTAACTGAAATGCCTGAG GCAATGGTGGTCGACGAGGCTTACAACCTGGTGATAGACGCCATCTTTGGCTTCAGCTTCAAAGGTGCAGTGCGGGAGCCTTTTGGCTCCATCCTGGACGTGCTGAAGAAGACCACTGTACCCATAGTTAGTATTGACATCCCCTCAG GTTGGGATGTGGAGCAGGGCAGCACAGATGGACTCCAGCCAGACATGCTAATCTCCCTGACTGCCCCTAAGAAGTCAGCAAAACACTTCTGTGGACGCTACCACTATCTGGGGGGACGTTTTGTGCCTCCTGCCATGGAGAAGAAGTACCAGCTCAACCTTCCTCCGTACCCCAATACTGACTGTGTGTACCAGCTGCAGTAG